A DNA window from Actinokineospora baliensis contains the following coding sequences:
- a CDS encoding TIGR03084 family metal-binding protein — translation MIDLSALLADLRAEGAELDAAVGDLPAAAWTTPTPAPGWTVAHQIAHLTWTDDRALLAATDPDAFTAELGQLTAGIVDESAEAGAALPPAELLHRWRTSRDRLAIALSRATGKLPWYGPPMSATSMATARIMETWAHAGDVTDALGIRRTPTPRLRHIAHLGVRTRNFAYLVRGRPVPVEEFHIELTGPDGVWTWGPPDAAQRVRGPALDFCRLVTQRVHRADTALVAVGVDAEVWLGIAQAFAGPPGAGRSRA, via the coding sequence GTGATCGACCTGTCCGCCCTGCTCGCCGACCTGCGGGCCGAGGGCGCCGAACTGGACGCCGCCGTCGGTGACCTGCCCGCGGCCGCGTGGACCACGCCAACCCCCGCCCCCGGCTGGACGGTCGCCCACCAGATAGCCCACCTGACCTGGACCGACGACCGAGCCCTCCTCGCCGCGACCGACCCCGACGCGTTCACCGCCGAGTTGGGCCAGCTCACCGCAGGCATCGTCGACGAGTCCGCGGAGGCGGGCGCCGCACTCCCGCCTGCGGAGTTGCTCCACCGCTGGCGCACCTCCCGAGACCGCCTGGCCATCGCCCTGTCCCGCGCCACGGGCAAGCTCCCCTGGTACGGCCCCCCGATGAGCGCGACCTCGATGGCCACCGCCCGGATCATGGAAACCTGGGCCCACGCAGGCGACGTGACCGACGCCCTGGGCATCCGGCGAACCCCCACCCCCCGCCTCCGCCACATAGCCCACCTCGGCGTCCGAACCCGAAACTTCGCCTACCTGGTCCGGGGCCGTCCGGTGCCTGTGGAGGAGTTCCACATCGAACTGACCGGCCCGGACGGCGTGTGGACCTGGGGACCTCCGGACGCAGCCCAACGCGTTCGCGGCCCCGCCCTCGACTTCTGCCGTTTGGTCACGCAGCGGGTCCACCGGGCGGACACGGCGCTGGTGGCGGTGGGTGTGGATGCTGAGGTGTGGTTGGGGATCGCGCAGGCCTTCGCTGGGCCGCCGGGGGCGGGGAGGAGCAGGGCATGA
- a CDS encoding GtrA family protein → MSVRETRRAERGERFAALMAAVVRRLPFGLSRVVPPSLLGFAVINGFTFGVDLALLTVMRSGFGWPLPVSITIGYIAAFGLSFVLNRALNFRSHADVGPQVGKYVVVVTINYLAWILGVGSGLAALGVDYHLARLAAGACEAVYMYVCMRWIVFREKP, encoded by the coding sequence ATGTCGGTTCGGGAGACCAGGCGCGCGGAGCGCGGGGAGCGGTTCGCCGCGCTGATGGCGGCGGTGGTGCGGCGGCTGCCGTTCGGGTTGTCCCGGGTGGTGCCGCCGAGCCTGCTCGGGTTCGCGGTGATCAACGGGTTCACCTTCGGCGTGGACCTGGCGCTGTTGACCGTCATGCGCAGCGGGTTCGGCTGGCCGCTGCCGGTGAGCATCACGATCGGGTACATCGCGGCGTTCGGGCTGAGCTTCGTGCTGAACCGGGCGCTCAACTTCCGCTCGCACGCCGATGTGGGGCCGCAGGTCGGCAAGTACGTCGTGGTGGTGACGATCAACTACCTCGCCTGGATCCTCGGGGTCGGCAGCGGGCTGGCCGCGCTCGGCGTCGACTACCACTTGGCCCGCCTCGCCGCGGGGGCGTGCGAGGCGGTCTACATGTACGTGTGCATGCGGTGGATCGTCTTCCGCGAGAAGCCCTAA